The following proteins are encoded in a genomic region of Coffea eugenioides isolate CCC68of chromosome 6, Ceug_1.0, whole genome shotgun sequence:
- the LOC113773894 gene encoding mitochondrial fission 1 protein A-like → METKISQWLDSVTSFFNPGQHLPKCNRDIILGCEKEVAEVENTGTDEQKIESIMRLSWALVHSTQLEDVQRGITMLEASLSGTNSPSQKSEKLYLLSVGCYRSGEYSRSLQLVEKCLEIKPDWRQALYLEKTVIEQITKDGVIGIGISVTTVGLIAGGIITALASRKS, encoded by the exons ATGGAGACCAAGATTTCGCAATGGTTGGATTCTGTCACCTCCTTTTTCAACCCTGGACAGCACCTTCCCAAGTGCAATCGAGACATTATCCTT GGCTGTGAGAAAGAAGTGGCAGAGGTAGAAAATACTGGTACTGATGAACAAAAGATTGAAAGCATTATGCGATTGTCATGGGCTCTTGTTCATTCTACACAGTTAGAAGATGTGCAGCGAGGGATTACTATGCTCGAAG CTTCTCTCTCTGGAACCAATAGTCCATCGCAGAAGAGTGAAAAGCTTTACCTTCTATCTGTTGGATGTTATAGAAGTGGTGAGTATTCAAGGAGCCTGCAGCTTGTAGAGAAATGTTTGGAG ATTAAACCTGATTGGAGGCAGGCTTTGTACCTTGAGAAGACAGTCATAGAACAAATTACAAAAG ATGGTGTCATTGGAATTGGCATTTCAGTTACTACTGTGGGACTTATAGCTGGTGGAATTATAACTGCATTAGCTAGCAGAAAATCGTGA
- the LOC113776213 gene encoding putative methyltransferase DDB_G0268948 has product MAESYDKQAKQYSESRPTYPEKLFQFIASKTPCHDLAWDVGTGSGQAARTLAGIYKNVVATDTSPKQLEFAVKLPNITYQCTPPEMSISELEQNVSAESSVDLVTSAAAMHWFDLPNFYQQVKWILKEPDGVIAAWSYTKAEINASAANALLQKLYDDSDPYLDPRARFFLHDKYRTIDFPFQPVDGLDHTGPLEFKMEWLMDLDDCFAFIKSWAHYQTAKDTGVELLNGDIVQDFTRAWHEDGNPKKIATFRINLRIGKVGNGSK; this is encoded by the exons ATGGCAGAATCGTATGATAAGCAGGCCAAGCAGTATTCAGAAAGCAGGCCAACTTACCCAGAGAAACTGTTCCAGTTCATAGCATCCAAGACACCGTGCCATGACCTTGCTTGGGATGTAGGCACGGGCAGTGGCCAGGCTGCGAGAACT TTGGCTGGGATATACAAGAACGTGGTAGCCACAGACACGAGCCCAAAGCAACTGGAATTTGCAGTCAAGCTTCCCAACATTACATATCAATGTACCCCTCCTGAGATGTCTATTTCCGAGCTTGAGCAAAATGTCTCGGCAGAATCAAGTGTTGATTTAGTGACGAGTGCTGCAGCTATGCACTGGTTTGATCTTCCAAATTTCTACCAGCAAGTGAAGTGGATACTAAAAGAGCCTGACGGAGTAATTGCAGCATGGTCCTATACTAAGGCAGAGATCAACGCTAGCGCCGCTAATGCTCTTCTCCAGAAACTGTATGATGATAGTGATCCTTACTTAGATCCACGAGCCAGATTTTTCCTACACGACAAGTATAGAACCATTGACTTCCCCTTTCAGCCAGTCGATGGACTCGACCACACTGGACCACTCGAATTCAAAATGGAATGGTTGATGGATTTAGATGACTGTTTCGCATTCATAAAGTCATGGGCACATTACCAAACTGCAAAAGATACCGGAGTTGAACTCTTGAATGGTGATATTGTTCAAGACTTCACTCGTGCTTGGCATGAAGATGGCAATCCCAAAAAGATTGCTACTTTTCGTATTAACCTAAGGATTGGAAAAGTTGGGAACGGGAGCAAGTGA
- the LOC113773895 gene encoding uncharacterized protein LOC113773895 has protein sequence MRGPSITHLFFADDSLIFCKANQQQATELMRVLQVYATGSGQLINLDKSSILFNKNVSPVEKQEICQIMGNMQQVSQGKYLGLPMVVTRTKEQIFGFIRTNIQQRLLKWKNRLLSAAGKEIMLKSVSMAMPTYTMSCFKVPKRLCKDISSIISSIGEK, from the coding sequence ATGAGGGGACCAAGCATTACGCACTTATTCTTTGCAGATGATTCCCTAATCTTCTGCAAAGCAAACCAGCAACAAGCAACAGAACTTATGAGGGTGCTGCAAGTGTATGCCACTGGATCAGGTCAACTGATAAATCTCGACAAGTCCTCCATCCTGTTCAACAAAAATGTGAGTCCAGTAGAGAAGCAAGAGATCTGCCAGATCATGGGGAACATGCAACAGGTCAGTCAAGGCAAGTACCTGGGCCTGCCAATGGTGGTCACAAGAACAAAGGAACAGATCTTTGGCTTCATACGAACTAACATACAGCAAAGGCTCCTCAAGTGGAAAAACAGACTTCTTAGTGCAGCTGGAAAGGAGATAATGCTCAAGTCGGTGTCCATGGCTATGCCCACATATACCATGTCGTGCTTCAAAGTACCAAAAAGATTGTGCAAAGATATCAGCTCCATTATCAGCTCCATTGGGGAGAAGTAA
- the LOC113775659 gene encoding putative methyltransferase DDB_G0268948, translating into MAELFNEQAKQYSESRPTYPEELFQFIASKTPCHDLAWDVGTGSGQAARTLAGIYKNVVATDTSPKQLEFALKLPNIRYQCTPPKMSIAELEQNVSAESSVDLVTSAAAMHWFDLPTFYQQVKWILKKPDGVIAAWSYAKAEISAASANTLLQILYDNCDPYCDPRARYFVHDRYRTIDFPFQPVDGLEHTGPFEFKMERLMDLDDCFTFIKSWSPYQTAKDAGVELLSDDVVQDFTRAWHEDGNPKKVATFHINLKVGKVGN; encoded by the exons ATGGCAGAATTGTTTAATGAGCAGGCTAAACAGTACTCGGAAAGCCGGCCAACTTACCCAGAGGAGCTGTTCCAGTTCATTGCATCCAAGACACCGTGCCATGACCTCGCTTGGGATGTAGGCACCGGCAGTGGCCAGGCTGCAAGAACT TTGGCTGGGATATACAAGAACGTGGTAGCCACAGACACGAGCCCAAAGCAACTGGAATTTGCACTCAAGCTTCCCAACATTAGATATCAATGTACCCCTCCTAAGATGTCTATTGCTGAGCTTGAGCAAAATGTCTCGGCAGAATCAAGTGTTGATTTAGTGACAAGTGCTGCAGCTATGCACTGGTTTGATCTTCCAACTTTCTACCAGCAAGTGAAATGGATACTGAAAAAGCCTGATGGAGTAATTGCAGCATGGTCCTACGCTAAGGCGGAGATCAGCGCTGCCAGTGCTAACACTCTTCTCCAAATACTATACGATAATTGTGATCCTTACTGTGATCCACGAGCCAGATATTTCGTACATGACAGGTATAGAACCATTGATTTCCCATTTCAGCCAGTTGATGGGCTTGAGCACACTGGACCATTTGAATTCAAAATGGAACGCTTGATGGATTTAGATGACTGCTTCACATTCATAAAGTCATGGTCACCATACCAAACTGCAAAAGATGCAGGAGTTGAACTCTTGAGTGATGATGTAGTTCAGGACTTCACCCGTGCTTGGCATGAAGATGGCAATCCCAAGAAAGTTGCTACTTTTCATATCAACCTAAAGGTCGGAAAAGTTGGGAACTAG
- the LOC113775245 gene encoding putative methyltransferase DDB_G0268948 has protein sequence MADLFLNQAKQYSSSRPRYPDQLFEFIASKTPSHDLVWDVGTGSGQAAAALAKIYKNVIATDTSPKQLEFAPKVPNIRYQCTSPKLSIAELEENIAAESTVDLVTIAQALHWFDFPTFYQQVKWALKKPNGVIAAWCYTVPEINPSFDAVFQRFYKVDSDPYWEPERKLVDNKYETIDFPFEPVDGVDHTGPFQYKAERVMDLEGFFTYIRSWSSYQTAKEKGVELLNENVVKDFTSAWNEDGISKKVVISPIHLRIGKVGNLH, from the exons ATGGCAGATTTGTTCTTGAATCAGGCTAAGCAGTACTCCTCCAGCAGGCCAAGATACCCAGATCAACTTTTTGAATTCATTGCATCCAAAACCCCTTCCCATGACCTTGTGTGGGATGTGGGCACTGGCAGTGGCCAGGCTGCTGCTGCT CTGGCAAAGATCTACAAGAATGTAATTGCCACAGACACAAGCCCAAAGCAGCTGGAATTTGCACCAAAGGTTCCGAATATTCGATACCAATGTACTTCCCCAAAGTTGTCCATTGCAGAGCTTGAAGAAAACATTGCAGCAGAGTCCACTGTCGATTTAGTCACCATTGCTCAGGCTTTGCATTGGTTTGATTTTCCTACCTTCTACCAACAAGTGAAGTGGGCACTGAAAAAACCCAATGGAGTAATTGCTGCATGGTGCTACACTGTGCCAGAAATTAACCCCAGTTTTGATGCTGTCTTCCAAAGATTCTACAAAGTTGATTCTGATCCTTACTGGGAACCAGAGCGTAAATTGGTGGATAATAAATATGAAACCATCGATTTCCCATTTGAGCCTGTGGATGGCGTTGATCATACCGGACCATTCCAATACAAAGCAGAGAGAGTGATGGATTTGGAAGGCTTCTTCACATACATAAGATCATGGTCTTCCTACCAAACTGCTAAAGAGAAGGGTGTGGAACTCTTGAATGAAAATGTGGTTAAGGATTTTACCTCTGCTTGGAATGAAGATGGTATATCTAAAAAAGTTGTTATTTCCCCTATTCATCTGAGGATTGGGAAAGTTGGGAATTTGCATTGA